One stretch of Anabas testudineus chromosome 24, fAnaTes1.2, whole genome shotgun sequence DNA includes these proteins:
- the prkg3 gene encoding cGMP-dependent protein kinase 2 produces MEKQLEELKQQLEKQCLINQELQRQNKDLEQRLQEKEKVLQELQSQYHDLEFPSQSGNEIEPEFRKSRAAVIASEPIQETLEITSTRVKKTVSETSLIVKAIQKNDFLSRLDDEQTAMMVDLLVVSNLKQGDEVIKEGTEGDSMYIVAAGELVVTQAGRELRTLTIGDVFGELAILYNCKRTATVKAKTAVRLWCMERQTYRTIITNKSKKKREELMGFLKTAQTLKELNDVQLSKIIDSMEEVKYQDKDVIVQEGTEGNTFYIILKGEVLVTKNVNGQQKQIRRMVKGEHFGEQALIREVLRTATCTADGPVTCFSIDKELFEETIPIEHLELFDDSKVLQEAQAQDKTSPGSTLTFEDLVPVLYQEGRYQGDPVTLGIGGFGRVELMTTLSHGKYYAVKRVSKKHIVSKRQEEHILFEKEILKAIQSDFIIRLHAAFKDTRYIYMVMEFCSGGEIWTKLKEVGRFEESIAVFCTACVVEAYSYLHKKNIMYRDLKPENLMLDVKGYVKLIDFGFAKEMVRGDKTYSFVGTPEYIAPEIIKNQGHDFAVDFWSLGILIFELLAGSPPFSSSEPQRIYAKILDGVLKFPPYMSEAAKSIISKLCRPRPGQRLGNTKNGIKDVRHHRWFSNINWHKLRMRQIDAPTIRLIRKGPCYINFDRFPYDQTKADEEFSGWDRDF; encoded by the exons ATGGAGAAGCAACTAGAGGAGCTGAAGCAGCAGCTAGAAAAGCAGTGTCTCATCAACcaggagctgcagagacaaaataaagactTGG AACAACGACTGCAAGAGAAGGAAAAAGTTTTGCAGGAGCTGCAGAGTCAATATCATGATCTAG AGTTTCCCTCCCAGAGTGGTAATGAGATTGAGCCGGAGTTTAGGAAGAGCCGTGCGGCCGTCATTGCCTCTGAACCGATTCAGGAGACCCTGGAGATTACAAGCACCAGGGTCAAGAAAACTGTCAG TGAAACAAGTCTGATCGTCAAGGCCATCCAGAAGAACGACTTCCTGAGTCGTCTTGATGATGAGCAAACAGCCATGATGGTGGACCTACTGGTGGTGTCTAACTTGAAACAGGGGGATGAAGTCATTAAAGAAGGCACTGAAGGAGACAGCATGTACATAGTCGCAG CCGGTGAGCTTGTTGTCACACAGGCAGGCCGGGAACTCCGAACTCTTACCATTGGTGATGTGTTTGGGGAGTTGGCCATTCTGTACAACTGCAAACGAACAGCAACAGTCAAAG CAAAGACAGCGGTGCGTCTGTGGTGTATGGAGCGACAGACCTACAGAACCATCATAACCAACAAGTCCAAGAAAAAACGGGAGGAGCTCATGGGCTTCCTGAAGAC GGCTCAAACTCTGAAGGAACTGAATGATGTCCAGTTGTCCAAGATCATTGATTCCATGGAGGAG gTGAAGTACCAGGACAAAGATGTTATAGTTCAAGAAGGGACTGAAGGAAACACATTCTACATTATCCTCAAAGGAGAG GTCCTGGTGACTAAGAATGTGAACGGGCAGCAGAAGCAGATTCGCAGGATGGTGAAAGGGGAGCATTTCGGGGAACAGGCCCTCATACG TGAGGTCTTGAGAACTGCCACCTGCACTGCTGACGGGCCTGTTACCTGCTTCTCCATTGACAAGGA GTTGTTTGAGGAGACAATTCCCATCGAACACCTGGAGCTCTTTGATGa CTCCAAAGTACTGCAGGAAGCGCAAGCTCAAGACAAGACGAG tcCCGGTTCCACGCTGACATTTGAAGATCTGGTTCCTGTGTTGTACCAGGAGGGCCGCTATCAAGGAGATCCTGTCACACTGGGAATTGGAGGGTTCGGACGTGTTGAGTTG ATGACCACACTGAGCCACGGGAAGTATTACGCTGTGAAGCGAGTCAGCAAGAAGCACATTGTTTCCAAGAGACAAGAGGAGCACATCCTGTTCGAGAAGGAGATCCTTAAAGCCATCCAGAGTGACTTCATCATCAG ACTTCATGCAGCTTTTAAAGACACACGTTACATCTACATGGTGATGGAGTTCTGTAGTGGTGGGGAGATCTGGACCAAACTAAAAGAagt AGGGCGTTTTGAAGAGTCCATCGCTGTGTTCTGCACTGCGTGTGTGGTGGAGGCCTACTCGTACCTCCATAAGAAGAACATCATGTACAGAGACCTGAAGCCGGAGAACCTGATGCTGGATGTCAAAGGCTACGTCAAACTG ATAGACTTTGGTTTTGCCAAGGAGATGGTGCGTGGAGACAAGACCTACTCATTTGTTGGTACTCCTGAGTACATAGCTCCAGAGATCATCAAGAACCAAGGACATGACTTTGCAGTCGACTTTTGGTCCCTTGGCATCCTGATCTTTGAACTACTGGCAGGAAg CCCCCCCTTTTCAAGTTCAGAGCCTCAGAGGATTTATGCCAAGATTTTGGATGGCGTGCTCAAGTTTCCACCTTACATGAGTGAGGCAGCTAAATCCATTATCAGTAAGCTGTGCAG ACCTCGGCCAGGTCAGAGGTTAGGAAACACGAAGAACGGCATCAAGGATGTCCGGCATCACAG GTGGTTCAGCAATATAAACTGGCACAAGCTGCGTATGCGTCAAATAGATGCACCTACAATTCGGCTGATACGCAAG GGTCCCTGCTATATCAACTTTGATCGTTTCCCTTATGACCAGACTAAGGCGGATGAGGAGTTTTCTGGTTGGGACCGTGACTTTTGA